A DNA window from Chlamydia felis Fe/C-56 contains the following coding sequences:
- a CDS encoding type III secretion chaperone: MLDNEWKAILGWGDEELEEMRIAGYSFLRQGHYQKAILFFEALVILDPLSIYDFQTLGGLYLQVGENAKALGVLDQALRMQGDHLPTLLNKTKALFCLNRIDEASAIAVYLTSCDDSLIANDAEALLMSYAKKTIKKPAALSR, encoded by the coding sequence ATGTTAGATAACGAATGGAAAGCCATCTTAGGATGGGGTGATGAAGAACTTGAAGAGATGCGCATTGCAGGATACTCATTTCTTCGTCAGGGACATTACCAAAAAGCAATCCTATTTTTCGAAGCCCTAGTCATTTTAGATCCTTTAAGCATTTATGATTTCCAAACTCTCGGAGGATTGTATTTGCAGGTGGGAGAAAATGCCAAAGCTTTAGGCGTCTTAGATCAAGCCTTACGTATGCAAGGAGATCATCTCCCTACATTACTAAATAAAACTAAAGCTCTCTTTTGCTTAAATCGGATTGACGAAGCCTCTGCTATAGCTGTCTATCTTACATCTTGTGATGATTCTCTAATCGCTAATGATGCCGAGGCCTTGCTTATGAGCTATGCCAAAAAAACTATTAAAAAGCCTGCGGCTCTTTCTCGTTAA
- a CDS encoding DUF5399 family protein produces the protein MVEIFNYSTSVYEKHASNNKVVNDFRKEVHMEGLAIRDVAKHAQILDMMPKPSALSSLMQTNKKTHWAFFSPPNNFYKQPFSTPYLAPSLGSPDQQDDDLEKISSYLKVLTRGKFSYQSRVTPFLSYKDQEESEKEEDETSDFQEDEIVQEGKILLKAIDLGLKSSNIMIDYVISRIFQFVQG, from the coding sequence ATGGTAGAAATTTTTAATTACAGTACCTCTGTTTACGAAAAGCACGCGTCTAACAATAAAGTAGTGAATGATTTCCGTAAGGAAGTTCACATGGAAGGTTTGGCGATCCGCGATGTAGCCAAACATGCCCAAATTTTGGACATGATGCCAAAGCCCTCGGCTCTGTCTTCTCTAATGCAAACGAATAAGAAGACCCATTGGGCTTTCTTCTCCCCTCCCAATAACTTCTATAAACAACCATTTTCCACTCCCTATTTAGCTCCTTCACTAGGATCTCCTGATCAGCAAGATGACGATTTAGAAAAAATTTCTTCCTATTTAAAAGTCCTGACTCGAGGAAAATTTTCTTATCAAAGTCGTGTAACCCCCTTTCTCTCTTACAAAGATCAGGAAGAAAGTGAAAAAGAGGAAGACGAAACTTCCGATTTTCAAGAAGACGAGATCGTTCAAGAAGGAAAAATCTTACTCAAAGCTATTGATTTAGGATTAAAATCTTCTAATATCATGATTGATTACGTTATTTCTCGTATTTTTCAATTTGTTCAAGGCTAA
- a CDS encoding bactofilin family protein produces MFRRTGKSPFEDVQTLYEEETPAHSNYSSYSRSDRLDSPPNLFDSPKPPETRPLSPYPINEESQKWASSSSEVDSLLSFSEEPETTLGEGVTFKGELAFDRLLRIDGTFEGILVSNGKIIIGPKGCVKADIQLQEAIIEGVVEGNITVSGKLELRGEAMVKGDIQAGTLCVDEGVRLLGYVAIVGISEESRKKDS; encoded by the coding sequence ATGTTCCGAAGAACTGGAAAAAGTCCCTTTGAAGATGTTCAGACATTATATGAAGAAGAAACACCGGCTCATTCAAATTATTCTTCTTACTCCCGATCTGACCGTTTAGATTCTCCTCCAAATCTTTTTGATTCTCCTAAACCTCCGGAAACGCGTCCTCTGTCTCCATATCCTATAAATGAAGAATCTCAAAAATGGGCTTCTTCATCTTCAGAAGTTGATTCTTTATTATCATTTTCTGAAGAACCAGAAACTACTCTAGGAGAGGGTGTCACATTTAAAGGTGAATTAGCATTTGACCGTTTACTACGTATTGATGGCACCTTTGAAGGTATTTTAGTTTCTAACGGAAAAATCATTATAGGCCCTAAAGGTTGTGTAAAGGCTGATATACAGCTTCAAGAAGCAATTATTGAAGGTGTTGTTGAAGGCAATATCACGGTAAGTGGAAAGCTAGAGCTGCGCGGCGAAGCCATGGTTAAAGGCGATATTCAAGCCGGAACCTTGTGTGTTGACGAGGGTGTGCGACTTTTAGGTTATGTAGCTATTGTTGGGATTAGTGAAGAGTCTCGGAAAAAAGACTCATAA
- the dnaA gene encoding chromosomal replication initiator protein DnaA, producing the protein MLTCNNCSTWEQFVNYVKTRCSKTAFENWISPIQIIEETQEKIRLEVPNIFVQNYLLDNYKQDLCSFVPLDAQGEPALEFVVAEIKKSPVQPVAPREQKESPAETFEGSKDFELKLNTAYRFDNFIEGPSNQFVKSAAVGIAGRPGRSYNPLFIHGGVGLGKTHLLHAVGHYVKEHHKNLRVHCITTEAFINDLVQHLRLKSIDKMKNFYRSLDLLLVDDIQFLQNRQNFEEEFCNTFETLINLNKQIVITSDKPPGQLKLSERIIARMEWGLVAHVGIPDLETRVAILQHKAEQKGLHIPNEIAFYIADHIYGNVRQLEGAINKLTAYCRLFGKTLTESIVRDTLKELFRSPSKQKVSVESILKSVATVFQVKLQDLKGNSRSKELVLARQVAMYLAKTLITDSLVAIGSAFGKTHSTVLYACKTIEQKIEKDETLTRQISLCKNHIVG; encoded by the coding sequence ATGTTAACCTGTAACAATTGTAGTACTTGGGAACAGTTTGTGAACTATGTTAAAACACGTTGCTCCAAAACGGCTTTTGAAAATTGGATTTCTCCTATTCAAATTATAGAAGAAACACAGGAAAAGATCCGTTTAGAAGTTCCCAACATCTTTGTTCAAAACTACCTTCTTGATAATTATAAACAAGACCTGTGTTCTTTTGTTCCTCTTGATGCCCAAGGAGAGCCGGCTTTAGAATTTGTTGTTGCAGAAATCAAAAAATCTCCTGTGCAACCTGTCGCACCTCGAGAACAGAAAGAGAGCCCTGCAGAAACTTTTGAAGGATCTAAAGACTTTGAACTAAAGTTAAACACAGCCTATCGTTTTGATAATTTCATAGAAGGCCCTTCAAACCAATTTGTCAAATCTGCAGCTGTAGGTATCGCCGGGCGCCCAGGACGTTCGTACAATCCTCTATTTATTCATGGAGGTGTAGGGTTAGGGAAAACACATCTGCTCCATGCCGTAGGTCACTACGTTAAAGAACATCACAAAAATCTCCGAGTGCACTGCATTACTACAGAAGCTTTTATCAATGATCTCGTACAACATCTACGATTGAAATCTATCGACAAAATGAAAAATTTTTATCGATCTTTGGATCTGCTTCTTGTCGACGATATTCAGTTTTTGCAAAATAGACAAAATTTCGAAGAAGAGTTTTGTAATACTTTTGAGACGTTGATTAATTTAAATAAACAAATCGTCATCACTAGTGATAAACCACCGGGACAATTAAAACTTTCGGAGCGCATTATTGCTAGAATGGAATGGGGATTGGTTGCTCATGTAGGTATTCCTGATTTAGAAACTCGGGTAGCAATTTTACAGCATAAAGCAGAACAGAAAGGCTTACATATTCCTAATGAAATTGCTTTTTATATTGCAGATCACATCTATGGAAATGTTCGCCAACTTGAAGGAGCTATTAATAAGCTCACAGCATACTGTCGCTTATTTGGAAAAACACTTACAGAAAGCATTGTTCGAGATACTCTAAAAGAGCTTTTCCGTTCTCCCTCTAAACAAAAAGTCTCTGTAGAAAGCATATTAAAAAGTGTTGCTACTGTTTTCCAAGTAAAATTGCAGGATCTCAAAGGAAATTCACGTTCTAAAGAACTTGTTTTAGCCCGCCAAGTGGCTATGTACCTTGCCAAAACCTTAATTACAGACTCTTTAGTTGCTATAGGTTCTGCTTTTGGAAAAACGCATTCCACGGTACTTTATGCTTGCAAAACTATAGAACAAAAAATAGAAAAAGATGAAACTCTAACACGTCAAATTAGTTTGTGTAAAAACCACATTGTTGGGTAA